A single region of the Coffea eugenioides isolate CCC68of unplaced genomic scaffold, Ceug_1.0 ScVebR1_3123;HRSCAF=4276, whole genome shotgun sequence genome encodes:
- the LOC113757506 gene encoding uncharacterized protein LOC113757506, with translation MIDIFAALHYTKERQVIFVVFRLEGAARSWWNEIKMKWERDQTPRTRVNFMREFNAKYFPSLIQEKKEDEFIQFHQGTQTVAEYESHFTRLSKFAPELIVTEQRRIRRFVQGLNVEIQKDLAVAQISTFSDAVKKALRVENARLQ, from the coding sequence ATGATTGACATTTTCGCTGCTTTGCACTATACGAAGGAGAGACAGGTGATATTTGTTGTCTTCCGGTTagagggagcagcccgttcttggtggaatgaGATCAAAATGAAGTGGGAGAGAGATCAAACACCGAGAACACGGGTAAATTTCATGAGGGAATTCAATGCTAAGTATTTTCCGTCTCTAATTCAGGAGAAGaaggaggatgagtttattcaATTTCACCAGGGAACTCAAACTGTagcggaatatgagagccacTTCACCAGATTATCTAAGTTCGCTCCCGAACTTATTGTGACTGAACAGAGGCGAATAAGGCGGTTTGTTCAGGGACTGAATGTAGAGATTCAAAAGGACCTAGCGGTAGCCCAGATTAGCACCTTTAGCGATGCTGTGAAAAAAGCCCTgcgagttgaaaatgcgagattacaa